Proteins found in one Muntiacus reevesi chromosome 2, mMunRee1.1, whole genome shotgun sequence genomic segment:
- the IDI1 gene encoding isopentenyl-diphosphate Delta-isomerase 1 has product MWRALLPARAIGRAASGSGAKAGGGALAWGRGLKETRPAAQPSVDGARLRFPGRRGGRAAMPEVSTDELDERQVQLLAEMCILIDENDRRIGAETKKNCHLNENIERGLLHRAFSVFLFNTENKLLLQQRSDAKITFPGCFTNTCCSHPLSNPSELEENDAIGVRRAAQRRLKAELGIPMEEVPPEEINYLTRIHYKAQSDGIWGEHEIDYILFVKKNVTLNPDPNEIKSYCYVTKEELQELLEKAARGEIKITPWFQIIADTFLFKWWDNLNRLNLFVDHEKIHRM; this is encoded by the exons ATGTGGCGCGCCCTGCTGCCGGCGCGGGCAATTGGCCGCGCGGCCTCAGGGAGCGGGGCTAAGGCCGGAGGCGGGGCCCTTGCCTGGGGGCGGGGTCTGAAGGAGACTCGCCCAGCGGCGCAGCCTTCAGTGGACGGCGCGCGTCTGAG GTTCCCGGGGCGGCGCGGAGGCCGGGCGGCGATGCCGGAGGTAAGCACGGACGAGCTGGACGAGCGGCAGGTGCAGCTCCTGGCGGAGATGTGCATCCTCATCGATGAGAACGACCGGAGGATTGGGGCGGAGACCAAGAAGAACTGCCACCTGAACGAGAACATCGAGAGAG GGTTGTTGCACCGAGCTTTCAGTGTCTTCTTGTTCAACACCGAGAACAAGCTGCTGCTGCAGCAGAGGTCAGACGCTAAGATTACCTTCCCAG GGTGTTTTACCAATACTTGCTGTAGTCACCCGTTAAGCAACCCAAGTGAGCTGGAAGAAAATGATGCTATTGGAGTAAGAAGAGCAGCACAGAGGCGGTTAAAGGCCGAACTAGGAATTCCCATGGAAGAG GTTCCTCCAGAGGAAATTAATTATCTAACACGAATTCACTACAAGGCTCAATCTGATGGTATCTGGGGAGAACATGAAATTGATTACATTTTGTTTGTGAAGAAGAACGTGACCTTGAATCCAGACCCCAATGAGATTAAAAgctattgctatgtaacaaagGAAGAattacaagaacttctagaaaagGCAGCCCGTGGTGAAATTAAGATAACCCCATGGTTTCAAATTATTGCAGATACTTTTCTCTTTAAGTGGTGGGATAACTTAAATCGTTTGAATCTGTTTGttgaccatgagaaaatacacaGAATGTAA